The Nonlabens sp. Hel1_33_55 genome contains the following window.
AATAGCATCTTTTGATAAACTTTCTCATGAACGCAAATTTTCATATTGGATGATAACATTGTCTAAAGCCATTTTTACTTTTTGAATTTCAAAATTGAATGTAGTTATTGTCAGGCTACAGTCCATAACACTATAAGCCGGTCGCTGCGCCAGTGTGGGAAATTCACTAACGGGAAATATCTTTTTATGCATCGAGGCCTTTTCTATAATCGCTTTCGCGAAAGCATACCAAGTCATACTATCCTTATTGCAAAAGTGATAAGTTCCATATTTTTTAGGGTCATTTTCAATCACATGCTTGACAAAACTGGCAACGTCCAGAGCACTTGTAGGACAGCCTGTTTGTGTGTTTACAACCTCCATTTCTTCAAGATCATTCTCTATTACCCACTTGAAAAAATTCTTTCCGTGTGGTGCGTAGAGCCAAGAAATCCTAAAAATGTAGTGTTTCGCTGCAGAGCGCTTTATCAGTTTTTCCCCCAATAATTTACTGTGCCCATAAACATTTATAGGATTTACAGGGTCAGTAGGCTTATAAGGTTCAGTCGAATTACCATCGAACACATAGTCCGTTGAAAAATGAATGATTGTGGCACTAATTTGTTTTGCAAGAGAAGCGAGCATTCCAACAGCGCTGCCATTAATCTTGTGGGCTTTTTCTGGCTCCTTTTCCGCCAGATCTACGGCAGTATATGCCGCACAATTGATAATAAATTCTGGTTGGTGTTTTAAAAGCTGTTGTCTAACTTTTGAATAACAGGTAATATCGAGGTCCTCTTTGTCCAAAGCCACTATATCAAACCCTGCAAATTCATGAACCATACTAATGCCCAGCATGCCACCTGCGCCTATGATCATTACCTTTTTCAACTCAATTTGTTTTAAGGGTTCTTAGCAGAATAAGTATTTAAAAACCTCCATAAGAGAGGTATGCTTGCAACAATGACTCCCAAAACAAAAAACACAAATATCAGCTTCAACTTTATGTGTTCATTCTTTACATTTCCTTTTACAATGTATTCAGAGACAACATTCACGACATTTTCCGATGCATATTTATCGTCTCTTAAATCTTGCAAATCTTCTAACAAGGATTGTTTTTGATAAAACAAACTGCTTAGGTTGTCAGATGAGCGCTGATCTCCTACAAAAAGATTGGTGTTGCCACTAGAAGATTGATTTGTAGAAATCATTTTTTGATAGGCTGCTATTAAAGAATCAATTTCAGACAATTGATATTTCTTTGCTGTAATGTCAAACTCTGTATTCTCAAGATATGAGAGTCTAGCAGCTTTAATTCCAGAGTTTTCCTTTATGTCAATAACCTTAGGTATGACCTTTTCAAGTATTGCCCTGGTTTCCGCCTTGGCAATAATTTCGTAAAATTCATAATCAATTTCTCTTTTGGCTTCTTTAAAACCTTCAAAAGTGAAATTGTCAAGAGCCATAGTGTCTGAATCCCTTGCCAATCGATCATATTCCGCAAGTAATTCTGTATCGTTATAACTTTCTTCAATAGAAAAAGACTTCAGCTTCTTTGCCTCTTCTACAGAGAGTCCAAGAGCATTAGCAAGTCTATCATAATCGCCTTCACCAGTAAGCGAGTTGTAGTATTTTATATTTGAAATAAGCTGCGAGGAACTATTAAAGTTAGGTTGCACTCGCAATTGTGCCGTGTAGTTAGATTTCCCTGCAGAATCAAAGTAATATCCTAGCCCAATTCCCACTAAAATAAACAGGCCAACGAGAATGATGTTTTTCTGTAAAAAGATCAAGAAAAGAATAATCGCGTGACCTATCGCCTTAAAGAAATTCCCGATCGCTCTAAAAAACCCCTTAATTCCATCGCCTATCCAGACAAAAACAGGAACCAGGTCTACTTCCTGCTCCTCTTGTTTTTGATTTTCGTTTTGATTCATAATGACTTTGTTAATGAAAACCCAAATATAACGTAAGTGAAAGCTATTTTATTGGTTGACTTTTTGATCCTCAACTTTAGGTAGACTTTCCTTCAGGATTTGCTCCAGAATCTTTTCAGTGATGACATAAACAGG
Protein-coding sequences here:
- the rfbD gene encoding dTDP-4-dehydrorhamnose reductase; protein product: MKKVMIIGAGGMLGISMVHEFAGFDIVALDKEDLDITCYSKVRQQLLKHQPEFIINCAAYTAVDLAEKEPEKAHKINGSAVGMLASLAKQISATIIHFSTDYVFDGNSTEPYKPTDPVNPINVYGHSKLLGEKLIKRSAAKHYIFRISWLYAPHGKNFFKWVIENDLEEMEVVNTQTGCPTSALDVASFVKHVIENDPKKYGTYHFCNKDSMTWYAFAKAIIEKASMHKKIFPVSEFPTLAQRPAYSVMDCSLTITTFNFEIQKVKMALDNVIIQYENLRS